The following proteins come from a genomic window of Trypanosoma brucei gambiense DAL972 chromosome 1, complete sequence:
- a CDS encoding T. brucei spp.-specific protein: MGVGFQSKKLQNFCHSGAGEMCALENCIPRWGSFPCNAPGLTPVYELSSFENVELPLILQKSNIGDLLASTSDSVGQLNGFQARHSNTEGIKPQVSYTSVALSTTNRENLFGWVDCAALPLCSSSTAGASILLVTLLTRESCGKSCMCILDDLLCRLSNGPFNWGCGGDCHDLISISLPSEPRNHAACPIILPIAKLSRKEIWLREAAPKMDVETIIYEGDNQQHLVDDVANGTNAGSCAVMEAGCRPETALGPENVKYGDNESGTQCEVTVDITPSTEPSARCLHFSECTTPVLSNRSFMEPIPLSNMESKALQCRKFDGTSYEVLRHRAHSDALSLILKKYSEHLERASQTSARRGLDAHC; encoded by the coding sequence atgggTGTTGGTTTTCAGAGTAAAAAACTACAAAACTTTTGTCACAGCGGAGCTGGCGAGATGTGTGCACTAGAGAATTGTATTCCCCGTTGGGGAAGCTTTCCGTGTAACGCCCCAGGGTTAACGCCAGTTTACGAACTGTCCAGTTTCGAGAACGTTGAATTGCCTTTGATTCTTCAAAAGTCAAATATCGGTGATTTATTGGCTTCAACTTCTGACTCAGTGGGGCAGCTTAATGGGTTTCAGGCTCGACATTCGAATACCGAGGGAATAAAGCCCCAAGTCAGTTACACCTCAGTTGCGCTGTCAACCACGAACCGGGAAAATTTGTTTGGATGGGTTGATTGTGCAGCGCTGCCACTCTGTAGTTCATCCACGGCGGGTGCCAGTATTCTACTTGTGACGTTACTGACCCGTGAAAGCTGTGGTAAATCCTGTATGTGCATTTTAGATGACTTGCTTTGTCGGCTGTCCAACGGCCCCTTTAATTGGGGCTGCGGTGGAGATTGCCATGACCTTATTTCAATTTCCCTTCCGTCAGAGCCACGCAATCACGCAGCTTGCCCGATTATCTTGCCCATTGCAAAACtgtcaaggaaagagatttgGTTAAGGGAAGCTGCGCCTAAAATGGATGTGGAAACAATTATTTACGAAGGAGACAACCAACAGCACTTAGTGGACGACGTCGCCAACGGGACCAATGCTGGCAGCTGCGCAGTAATGGAAGCGGGTTGCCGACCCGAGACGGCACTTGGGCCTGAGAATGTGAAGTATGGAGATAATGAATCTGGTACTCAGTGTGAGGTAACTGTTGACATAACCCCAAGTACGGAACCGTCTGCGCGTTGTTTGCATTTCTCCGAGTGCACAACACCCGTTTTGTCCAACAGGTCCTTCATGGAGCCCATCCCACTGAGTAATATGGAATCAAAGGCGCTGCAGTGCCGCAAGTTTGATGGTACGTCATATGAAGTTCTGCGCCACCGTGCACACAGTGACGCCTTGTCgcttattttgaaaaagtaCAGCGAACACTTGGAGCGTGCGTCGCAGACAAGCGCAAGACGTGGGCTTGACGCGCATTGTTAG